From Streptomyces sp. HUAS MG91, the proteins below share one genomic window:
- a CDS encoding STAS domain-containing protein: MSTSDTDIRTLLLEALRSQEDQIAVRWTTLQLEQAALGADMTEGELREEARTLIDALSDALAGDIPVERVVTAHHHLRTAVTELSLRRVRAGATPTDTSLAVLSLKEALLAAVQHTTRDMGELYAAAILVNRMLDAAGALSFETYVEGREEIIRRQSRQLLELSTPVVRLWKRVLAVPLIGTLDTARTQIVMESLLQAIQDDEAKVAIIDITGVLTVDTAVAQHLMHTVNAVRLMGADCVISGIRPPIAQTIAQLGIDLSTILTRATLADALSAAISLTDQPAVGPAVAESAAR, from the coding sequence GTGAGTACCAGCGACACCGACATCCGCACCCTGCTGCTCGAGGCACTGAGGAGCCAGGAGGACCAGATCGCCGTCCGCTGGACGACGCTCCAGCTGGAGCAGGCCGCACTCGGCGCGGACATGACCGAGGGCGAGCTGCGCGAGGAGGCCCGCACGCTCATCGACGCGCTCTCCGACGCGCTGGCCGGCGACATCCCGGTCGAGCGCGTGGTGACCGCGCACCACCACCTGCGCACGGCGGTCACCGAGCTGTCGCTGCGCCGGGTCCGCGCGGGTGCCACCCCCACCGACACCTCGCTCGCGGTGCTCTCCCTCAAGGAGGCGCTGCTGGCCGCCGTGCAGCACACCACGCGCGACATGGGCGAGCTGTACGCGGCGGCGATCCTGGTGAACCGGATGCTGGACGCGGCGGGCGCGCTCTCCTTCGAGACCTACGTCGAGGGCCGCGAGGAGATCATCCGGCGGCAGAGCCGACAGCTCCTCGAGCTGTCCACGCCGGTGGTGCGGCTGTGGAAGCGTGTGCTCGCGGTGCCGCTGATCGGCACCCTCGACACGGCGCGCACCCAGATCGTCATGGAGTCGCTGCTCCAGGCCATCCAGGACGACGAGGCGAAGGTCGCCATCATCGACATCACCGGGGTGCTGACCGTCGACACCGCGGTCGCCCAGCACCTCATGCACACGGTCAACGCGGTCCGGCTGATGGGCGCGGACTGTGTCATCAGCGGGATCCGGCCCCCCATCGCACAGACCATCGCCCAGTTGGGAATCGACCTGTCCACCATCCTGACCCGTGCCACCCTGGCCGACGCCCTGTCCGCCGCGATCAGCCTCACGGACCAGCCCGCCGTGGGCCCGGCCGTCGCCGAGTCGGCAGCACGGTGA
- a CDS encoding Lrp/AsnC family transcriptional regulator produces the protein MLNDLDERIVHALAEDARRSYADIGQLVGLSAPAVKRRVDRLRATGAITGFTVRVDPAALGWETEGFIEVYCRRNTSPDAIRRGLERYPEIVAASTVTGDADALVQVFASDMRHFERVLERIAGEPFVERTKSVLVLSPLMRRFTSGAPA, from the coding sequence TTGCTGAACGATCTCGACGAACGCATCGTGCACGCCCTCGCCGAGGACGCCCGCCGCTCCTACGCCGACATCGGCCAGCTGGTCGGCCTGTCCGCGCCCGCCGTGAAGCGCCGCGTGGACCGGCTGCGGGCCACCGGCGCCATCACCGGCTTCACCGTACGGGTCGACCCGGCCGCGCTCGGCTGGGAGACCGAGGGGTTCATCGAGGTCTACTGCCGCCGCAACACCTCGCCGGACGCGATCCGGCGGGGCCTGGAGCGGTATCCGGAGATCGTGGCCGCGTCCACCGTCACCGGGGACGCGGACGCGCTGGTGCAGGTCTTCGCCTCCGACATGCGGCACTTCGAGCGGGTCCTGGAGCGGATCGCGGGGGAGCCGTTCGTGGAACGCACCAAGTCCGTGCTCGTCCTGTCCCCGCTGATGCGCCGCTTCACGTCGGGGGCACCGGCCTGA
- a CDS encoding solute carrier family 23 protein encodes MDLGVRWKLHGDGKVPAPGAVVRPDERLSWPRTIGLGAQHVVAMFGASFVAPVLMGLDPNLAIMMSGVATVIFLLATRGRVPSYLGCSLSFVGVAAVIRASGGSSATVTGAVFVVGVLVFFVGLAVQKFGARIIHAAMPPIVTGAAVMLIGFNLAPVTASTYWPTDQWTALLVMLFTGLAVVCLRGFWSRIAIFLGLIFGYVLSWLLDEIFGKIHSTNGGAQAVDHWRLDLSGVGKADWIGLPSFHAPSFEWSAILVALPVIIALIAENAGHVKAVGEMTGDNLDGKLGTAISADGVASMLSTAVGGPPNTTYSENIGVMAATRVYSTAAYWAAAGFALLFGLCPKFGAIVAAIPGGVLGGITVILYGMIGLLGAQIWINAKVDLRNPLNLVPAAAGIIIGVGNVSLKFTDNFSLSGIALGTIVVITGYHALRAMAPAHLKQQEPLLDQGTSTYDEKTADGR; translated from the coding sequence ATGGACCTCGGCGTCCGCTGGAAACTGCACGGGGACGGCAAGGTCCCGGCCCCGGGTGCCGTCGTCCGGCCCGACGAGCGGCTCTCCTGGCCGCGCACGATCGGGCTCGGCGCCCAGCACGTGGTCGCGATGTTCGGCGCGTCTTTCGTGGCCCCGGTCCTGATGGGTCTCGACCCGAACCTCGCGATCATGATGTCCGGTGTCGCGACGGTCATCTTCCTGCTGGCCACGCGCGGCCGGGTGCCCAGCTATCTGGGCTGTTCGCTCTCCTTCGTCGGCGTCGCCGCCGTCATCCGGGCCTCGGGCGGCTCCAGCGCCACGGTCACCGGCGCGGTCTTCGTCGTGGGCGTGCTGGTCTTCTTCGTCGGTCTGGCGGTGCAGAAGTTCGGGGCGCGGATCATCCACGCCGCGATGCCGCCGATCGTGACCGGCGCGGCCGTCATGCTGATCGGCTTCAACCTGGCCCCGGTCACGGCCTCCACGTACTGGCCGACCGACCAGTGGACGGCGCTGCTCGTGATGCTGTTCACCGGTTTGGCCGTGGTGTGCCTGCGCGGGTTCTGGTCCCGGATCGCGATCTTCCTCGGCCTGATCTTCGGTTACGTGCTCTCGTGGCTGCTCGACGAGATCTTCGGCAAGATCCACTCGACCAACGGCGGCGCCCAGGCCGTGGACCACTGGCGCCTGGACCTGTCCGGCGTGGGCAAGGCCGACTGGATCGGACTGCCCTCCTTCCACGCCCCGTCGTTCGAGTGGTCGGCGATCCTCGTCGCGCTGCCGGTGATCATCGCGCTGATCGCGGAGAACGCCGGGCACGTGAAGGCCGTCGGCGAGATGACCGGCGACAACCTCGACGGCAAGCTGGGCACCGCGATCTCCGCCGACGGCGTCGCGTCGATGCTCTCCACCGCCGTGGGCGGCCCGCCCAACACCACGTACTCCGAGAACATCGGCGTGATGGCCGCGACCCGCGTCTACTCCACGGCGGCCTACTGGGCGGCGGCCGGCTTCGCGCTGCTCTTCGGCCTGTGCCCGAAGTTCGGCGCGATCGTGGCCGCGATCCCGGGCGGCGTGCTGGGCGGCATCACCGTCATCCTCTACGGCATGATCGGCCTGCTCGGCGCGCAGATCTGGATCAACGCCAAGGTCGATCTGCGCAACCCGCTGAATCTGGTGCCGGCCGCCGCGGGCATCATCATCGGCGTCGGCAACGTCTCCCTGAAGTTCACCGACAACTTCTCGCTGAGCGGCATCGCCCTCGGCACGATCGTGGTCATCACCGGCTATCACGCGCTGCGCGCGATGGCCCCCGCGCACCTCAAGCAGCAGGAGCCGCTGCTCGACCAGGGCACGTCCACGTACGACGAGAAGACCGCCGACGGGCGGTAG
- a CDS encoding NAD(P)/FAD-dependent oxidoreductase: protein MTSTVPTAVQHTDAQPPITMFGPDFPYAYDDFLAHPAGLGQIPATEHGTEVAVIGGGLSGIVAAYELMKMGLKPVVYEADRIGGRLRTVGFDGCDPALTAEMGAMRFPPSSTALQHYIDLVGLETRPFPNPLAETTPSTVVDLKGESHYAETIDDLPQVYRDVAAAWNACLDEGADFSDMNQAMRERDVPRIREIWAKLVEKLDNQTFYGFLCESEAFKSFRHREIFGQVGFGTGGWDTDFPNSILEILRVVYTEADDHHRGIVGGSQQLPLRLWEREPQKLVHWAPGTSLAALHPEGEPRPAVTRLSRTAGNRVTVTDAEGDIRTYKAAIFTAQSWMLLSKVACDDALFPIDHWTAIERTHYMESSKLFVPVDRPFWLDKDETTGRDVMSMTLTDRMTRGTYLLDDGPDRPAVICLSYTWCDDSLKWLPLSANERLEVMLKSLGEIYPNVDIRKHIIGNPVTVSWENEPYFMGAFKANLPGHYRYQRRLFTHFMQDTLPADRRGLFLAGDDISWTAGWAEGAVQTALNAVWGVMHHLGGETDAANPGPGDLYESIAPVELPED, encoded by the coding sequence ATGACGTCCACGGTGCCCACCGCCGTCCAGCACACCGACGCCCAGCCGCCGATCACCATGTTCGGACCGGATTTCCCGTACGCGTACGACGACTTCCTCGCGCACCCGGCGGGTCTGGGCCAGATACCGGCGACCGAGCACGGCACCGAGGTCGCCGTCATCGGCGGCGGCCTCTCGGGCATCGTCGCCGCCTACGAGCTGATGAAGATGGGCCTCAAGCCCGTCGTGTACGAGGCCGACCGGATCGGCGGGCGGCTGCGGACCGTGGGGTTCGACGGCTGTGACCCGGCACTGACCGCCGAGATGGGCGCGATGCGCTTCCCGCCGTCCTCGACGGCGCTCCAGCACTACATCGACCTCGTGGGCCTGGAGACCCGGCCGTTCCCGAACCCGCTCGCCGAGACGACTCCGTCGACCGTCGTCGACCTCAAGGGCGAGAGCCACTACGCCGAGACCATTGACGACCTGCCGCAGGTCTACCGCGATGTCGCCGCCGCGTGGAACGCCTGCCTGGACGAGGGCGCCGACTTCTCCGACATGAACCAGGCGATGCGCGAGCGGGACGTGCCGCGCATCCGGGAGATCTGGGCGAAGCTCGTCGAGAAGCTCGACAACCAGACGTTCTACGGGTTCCTGTGCGAGTCGGAGGCGTTCAAGTCGTTCCGGCACCGGGAGATCTTCGGCCAGGTCGGCTTCGGCACCGGCGGCTGGGACACCGACTTCCCGAACTCGATCCTGGAGATCCTGCGCGTCGTCTACACCGAGGCCGACGACCACCACCGCGGCATCGTCGGCGGCTCGCAGCAGCTGCCGCTGCGGCTGTGGGAGCGCGAGCCGCAGAAGCTCGTGCACTGGGCGCCGGGCACGTCCCTCGCCGCACTGCACCCCGAGGGCGAGCCGCGTCCCGCCGTGACCCGGCTGTCGCGCACCGCGGGCAACCGCGTCACCGTGACCGACGCCGAGGGCGACATCCGCACGTACAAGGCCGCGATCTTCACCGCCCAGTCGTGGATGCTGCTGTCGAAGGTGGCGTGCGACGACGCGCTCTTCCCGATCGACCACTGGACCGCCATCGAGCGCACCCACTACATGGAGTCCAGCAAGCTGTTCGTCCCCGTGGACCGGCCGTTCTGGCTGGACAAGGACGAGACGACCGGCCGGGACGTCATGTCGATGACGCTCACCGACCGCATGACGCGCGGCACGTACCTGCTCGACGACGGGCCGGACCGGCCGGCCGTGATCTGCCTCTCCTACACGTGGTGCGACGACAGCCTCAAGTGGCTGCCGCTGTCCGCGAACGAGCGGCTCGAAGTGATGCTGAAGTCGCTCGGCGAGATCTATCCGAACGTCGACATCCGCAAGCACATCATCGGCAACCCGGTGACCGTGTCCTGGGAGAACGAGCCCTACTTCATGGGCGCGTTCAAGGCGAACCTGCCCGGCCACTACCGCTACCAGCGCCGGCTCTTCACCCACTTCATGCAGGACACGCTGCCGGCCGACCGGCGCGGGCTCTTCCTCGCCGGTGACGACATCTCCTGGACGGCCGGCTGGGCCGAGGGGGCGGTGCAGACCGCGCTGAACGCCGTGTGGGGCGTCATGCACCACCTGGGCGGGGAGACCGACGCGGCCAACCCGGGACCGGGTGACCTGTACGAGTCGATCGCTCCGGTCGAACTGCCGGAGGACTAG
- a CDS encoding LLM class F420-dependent oxidoreductase gives MTTRLGLGLPQMRQYAIGRDIPDVARAAEATGYESLWVFERILYPEPARQGLYGIPGMPWPDGYRSVADPLVSLTLAAAATSTARLGTSVLVAPLHVPFQLARSLASLDAASGGRVVAGLGTGWSHDEYAAAGVAPFERRGRVLDELIEVCRAVWGPDPVAYEGELTTIAPSVVGPKPVRPVPILLPASSPKARRRLVDRADGWMPVGMGAEPLKRQWAQLRELAEERGRTEPLQSVLRVNTVRTREPYTGDDRRPFQGSVDQIVEDLVAHDEVGLDEILIDLQGPLRDAEELKDVAAEVYEKARAAGV, from the coding sequence ATGACGACCCGACTCGGACTCGGACTCCCGCAGATGAGGCAGTACGCCATCGGCCGCGACATCCCCGACGTGGCGCGCGCCGCCGAGGCGACCGGTTACGAGAGCCTGTGGGTCTTCGAGCGGATCCTCTATCCCGAGCCCGCCCGGCAGGGGCTGTACGGGATACCCGGGATGCCGTGGCCCGACGGATACCGCTCGGTCGCCGACCCGCTGGTCTCGCTCACGCTCGCCGCGGCGGCCACCTCCACCGCGCGCCTCGGCACCAGTGTGCTGGTGGCGCCGCTGCACGTGCCGTTCCAGCTGGCGCGGTCGCTGGCCTCGCTGGACGCGGCGAGCGGGGGCCGGGTGGTGGCGGGGCTCGGCACGGGCTGGTCGCACGACGAGTACGCGGCGGCGGGCGTGGCGCCCTTCGAGCGGCGCGGCCGGGTCCTCGACGAGCTGATCGAGGTGTGCCGTGCGGTGTGGGGTCCGGACCCGGTCGCGTACGAGGGCGAGCTGACGACGATCGCCCCGTCTGTGGTCGGCCCCAAGCCGGTCCGGCCGGTGCCGATCCTGCTCCCGGCGAGCAGCCCGAAGGCACGGCGCCGGCTCGTCGACCGGGCGGACGGCTGGATGCCGGTGGGGATGGGGGCCGAGCCGCTGAAGCGGCAGTGGGCGCAGTTGCGGGAGCTGGCCGAGGAGCGCGGTCGTACGGAGCCGCTGCAGAGCGTGCTGCGGGTGAACACGGTGCGCACGCGCGAGCCGTACACGGGGGACGACCGCCGCCCGTTCCAGGGCAGCGTCGACCAGATCGTCGAGGACCTGGTGGCGCACGACGAGGTGGGCCTGGACGAGATCCTGATCGACCTCCAGGGTCCGCTGCGCGACGCCGAGGAGCTGAAGGACGTGGCGGCGGAGGTCTACGAGAAGGCGCGGGCCGCGGGCGTCTGA
- a CDS encoding RecQ family ATP-dependent DNA helicase, which produces MPLKTMTLRRRLRRGARDVFGWKQLRPAQLDAMSAVLSGRDTMVVMPTGAGKSAVYQVPGVLLSGPVVVVSPLIALQRDQVAALTGARGRPGARAINSAQGDRANEDAWERMREGDLDFLFVSPEQLAKDEVVAGIAAARPALLAVDEAHCVSTWGYDFRPDYLALGDVRERIGRPPLLALTASAAAPVRTDIIERLGMREVHQVIAGFDRPNLHLEVVRHQKDAEKRRWVVERASAEAKPGIIYTGTRREAEQYAAELSDLGFDSAAYHAGLSRAERTGTHEKFSDGTLDVVVATSAFGMGIDKADIRFVLHATVPGSLDAYYQEIGRAGRDGDPAAAILAYRPEDLSAQRYRAGGRPEADTLLRLMDAVRAHKDGVSGTVLREETDLSQTALTSLLHLLEEAGGIRFAAKGVVHAVPRARRDTCAEEALRIAGARVRLERSRLEMMRSYAETDGCRRRHLLGYFGERPRKRNCGSCDVCVPARPGSAARGPRPGVLAGTGGTTPRQDEPHDDVFLPGQRVRHTSWGEGEVMSQEGDHVTVLFSDAGYRTLSLTAVTERGLLAPAAGDGGKTSA; this is translated from the coding sequence ATGCCGCTCAAGACCATGACCCTCCGGCGGCGCCTTCGGCGCGGTGCCCGTGACGTGTTCGGCTGGAAACAGCTGAGACCGGCACAGCTCGACGCGATGAGCGCCGTCCTGTCGGGTCGGGACACCATGGTCGTGATGCCGACGGGCGCCGGGAAGTCCGCCGTCTACCAGGTGCCCGGCGTCCTCTTGAGCGGGCCGGTCGTGGTCGTCTCACCGCTGATCGCGCTCCAGCGCGATCAGGTGGCCGCACTCACCGGGGCGCGCGGGCGCCCCGGTGCGCGGGCCATCAACTCGGCGCAGGGCGACCGGGCCAACGAGGACGCCTGGGAGCGGATGCGCGAGGGCGACCTGGACTTCCTGTTCGTCTCGCCCGAGCAACTGGCCAAGGACGAGGTCGTCGCCGGGATCGCCGCGGCGCGCCCGGCGCTGCTGGCGGTCGACGAGGCCCACTGCGTGTCGACGTGGGGTTACGACTTCCGGCCCGACTACCTCGCTCTCGGGGACGTGCGCGAGCGGATCGGCCGGCCACCCCTGCTGGCCCTGACCGCGAGCGCGGCGGCACCGGTGCGCACCGACATCATCGAACGCCTCGGAATGCGCGAGGTCCATCAGGTGATCGCCGGTTTCGACCGCCCCAACCTTCACTTGGAAGTCGTCCGGCACCAAAAGGACGCGGAAAAGCGCCGCTGGGTCGTGGAACGCGCGTCCGCCGAGGCGAAACCCGGAATCATCTACACCGGCACGCGCCGGGAGGCCGAGCAGTACGCCGCGGAACTGTCCGATCTTGGATTCGACAGCGCCGCCTATCACGCCGGACTTTCCCGTGCTGAACGCACGGGCACTCACGAGAAATTCAGCGACGGCACGCTCGACGTCGTCGTCGCCACGTCGGCCTTCGGAATGGGAATCGACAAAGCGGATATCCGTTTTGTGCTGCACGCCACCGTGCCCGGCTCACTGGACGCCTACTACCAGGAGATAGGCCGCGCGGGCCGCGACGGCGATCCGGCGGCCGCGATCCTCGCGTACCGGCCCGAGGACCTCTCCGCCCAGCGCTATCGCGCGGGCGGCCGGCCCGAGGCGGACACGCTCCTGCGGCTGATGGACGCGGTGCGCGCCCACAAGGACGGTGTCTCCGGCACGGTCCTGCGCGAGGAGACGGACCTGTCCCAGACGGCGCTGACCTCACTGCTGCACCTCCTGGAGGAGGCGGGCGGCATCCGGTTCGCCGCGAAGGGCGTCGTCCACGCGGTCCCGCGCGCCCGGCGCGACACGTGCGCCGAGGAGGCGCTGCGCATCGCGGGCGCCCGCGTCCGGCTGGAGCGGTCGCGGCTCGAGATGATGCGGTCGTACGCGGAGACCGACGGCTGCCGCCGGCGTCATCTGCTGGGCTACTTCGGCGAACGGCCCCGGAAGCGGAACTGCGGGAGCTGCGACGTGTGCGTCCCCGCCCGTCCGGGATCCGCTGCCCGCGGGCCGCGACCCGGCGTGCTGGCCGGCACCGGAGGCACGACGCCCCGCCAGGACGAACCGCACGACGACGTGTTCCTCCCGGGACAGCGGGTGCGGCACACGTCCTGGGGGGAGGGCGAGGTCATGAGCCAGGAGGGGGACCACGTCACGGTGCTGTTCTCCGACGCCGGGTACCGCACCCTCTCGCTCACCGCGGTCACCGAGCGGGGCCTGCTGGCACCGGCCGCGGGAGACGGCGGCAAGACCTCGGCGTGA
- a CDS encoding DUF5995 family protein, with amino-acid sequence MAQLERITGARIPAQGVDSVIARMRAVAAHLPPQDGVAVFNRIYLSVTEAVDHAIDQGAHGGFPDRGAAVALDVRFAERYLTAVDAAAVEVRPPACWRPLLQFRSHPGVRPLQFALAGINAHIGHDLALAVVDTCRALDCEPAALEDEFDRVGDVLVSLEERIREELMPGPDLLQIADPLTHLLGSWSLERARDGAWAAARALWALRELPALHTEFAQRLDASAGLVGRMLLTPLPAFPG; translated from the coding sequence ATGGCGCAGTTGGAACGCATCACAGGGGCGCGCATCCCGGCCCAAGGAGTCGATTCGGTGATCGCACGGATGCGGGCGGTCGCCGCGCATCTGCCGCCGCAGGACGGCGTGGCGGTCTTCAACCGAATCTATCTGTCCGTCACGGAAGCCGTGGATCACGCCATCGACCAGGGTGCACACGGAGGGTTTCCGGACCGTGGGGCGGCGGTCGCGCTGGACGTCCGGTTCGCCGAGCGGTATCTGACGGCGGTCGACGCGGCGGCGGTCGAGGTGCGGCCCCCGGCCTGCTGGCGGCCGCTGTTGCAGTTCCGCAGCCATCCCGGAGTGCGCCCCCTGCAGTTCGCGCTCGCGGGCATCAACGCGCACATCGGCCACGATCTCGCCCTGGCCGTCGTGGACACCTGCCGCGCGCTCGATTGCGAACCGGCCGCCCTGGAGGACGAGTTCGACCGCGTCGGCGATGTCCTCGTCTCGCTGGAGGAGCGCATCCGCGAGGAACTGATGCCGGGCCCCGATCTCCTCCAGATCGCCGATCCGCTCACCCACCTGCTCGGCTCCTGGAGCCTGGAGCGGGCCCGCGACGGGGCGTGGGCGGCGGCCCGCGCCCTGTGGGCCCTGCGTGAACTGCCCGCGCTCCACACCGAGTTCGCCCAGCGCCTGGACGCGTCGGCGGGCCTGGTCGGCCGCATGCTGCTCACCCCGCTGCCCGCCTTCCCCGGCTGA
- a CDS encoding thioesterase family protein — translation MTAVAPDLQPGSTGRLVPVQVHFDDLDALGMLHNARYPVLVERAWTTLWNERGLVFEGDWDAAGDFCNAVKELTVSYEAPVLRPGAYAVHLWIERLGNTGLTYGFRFCSADGATTYARGTRVLVRLDPGTLRPTRWSDRFRTCAQDLLPRD, via the coding sequence GTGACCGCCGTCGCCCCCGACCTCCAGCCCGGCAGCACCGGCCGCCTCGTCCCCGTCCAGGTCCACTTCGACGACCTCGACGCACTCGGCATGCTGCACAACGCCCGCTACCCGGTCCTCGTCGAGCGCGCCTGGACGACCCTGTGGAACGAGCGCGGCCTCGTCTTCGAGGGCGACTGGGACGCGGCCGGCGACTTCTGCAACGCGGTCAAGGAACTCACCGTCAGCTACGAGGCCCCGGTCCTGCGCCCGGGCGCGTACGCCGTGCACCTGTGGATCGAGCGGCTCGGCAACACCGGCCTGACCTACGGCTTCCGCTTCTGCTCGGCCGACGGCGCGACCACCTACGCGCGCGGGACGCGCGTCCTGGTCCGGCTCGACCCGGGGACGCTGCGCCCCACCCGCTGGAGCGACCGGTTCAGGACTTGCGCACAGGATCTGCTGCCGCGGGACTGA
- a CDS encoding DUF4232 domain-containing protein — translation MRAQKFALAAVALTAGLALTACQDDGDAASASNDSAAASSSSSASTSSSAGSSSSSSASSSGTSSAGGSTSATGSGSSDDDAPGSGGGQINTGPCRTANLSFSTAHGMGEGDFMVAMKNTSDACYLKGFPGVDLKAGNGGGSISAGRTGVAPVSVVLKNGEETRFHLHYTPNNTGGSGVTITSLVVTPPNETHSRTLPVSLNLPASDKPSGGVTVDPVGTGKQ, via the coding sequence ATGCGCGCCCAGAAGTTCGCCCTCGCCGCCGTCGCCCTGACCGCCGGCCTCGCCCTCACCGCCTGCCAGGACGACGGTGACGCGGCGTCGGCCTCGAACGACTCCGCCGCCGCCTCCTCGTCGTCCTCGGCTTCTACGTCCTCGTCCGCCGGGTCCTCGTCGTCCTCGTCGGCCTCCTCGTCCGGGACGTCCTCGGCGGGAGGCTCGACGTCCGCCACGGGGAGCGGCTCGTCGGACGACGACGCCCCGGGCAGCGGCGGGGGCCAGATCAACACCGGGCCCTGCAGGACCGCGAACCTCAGCTTCAGCACCGCGCACGGCATGGGTGAGGGCGACTTCATGGTCGCCATGAAGAACACCAGTGACGCCTGCTACCTCAAGGGCTTCCCCGGCGTCGACCTCAAGGCGGGCAACGGCGGGGGCAGCATCAGCGCCGGACGCACCGGCGTCGCCCCGGTCTCGGTCGTCCTCAAGAACGGCGAGGAGACCCGCTTCCACCTGCACTACACGCCCAACAACACGGGCGGCTCCGGCGTGACGATCACCAGCCTCGTGGTGACGCCCCCGAACGAGACCCATTCCAGGACGCTTCCCGTCTCCCTGAACCTGCCGGCCTCCGACAAGCCCTCGGGCGGTGTCACCGTGGACCCCGTCGGCACCGGCAAGCAGTGA
- a CDS encoding amino acid permease, producing the protein MLDQGTPPAAGTPTGLGARLMRRKPVERLVAEGGQGEGGTLRRSLGLWQLTMISIGATLGTGIFVVLGEAVPKAGPAVTLSFVIAGLTALFSALSYAELAGTIPVAGSSYSYAYATMGELVAWVCGWCLILEYGVSVAAVAVGWGEYLNELLDGTIGVTIPDALSAPPGDGGVFNLPALIVVLLAMAFLLGGARESARANTIMVVVKIVSLLLFCAIGLKGFQSGNYADFMPLGMAGVSAAGATLFFSYIGFDAASTAGEEAKNAQRDLPRAIMLSLVIVTALYVLVAAVAVGARPWKQFDDTEATLAGIMQDVTGQSFWATLLAAGAVIAIASVVLTVLYGQTRILFAMARDGLVPKTFARVHPKTGAPRANTVIVSLFCGVLAAAIPLGQLADATSIGTLFAFALVNVAVVLLRRTRPEMNRTFRVPLFPVLPVLGFGFCVWMMGSLSAITWIVFGVWMAVGLVFYFCYGMRRSRLAAPEVTADPAAQK; encoded by the coding sequence GTGCTCGACCAGGGAACCCCACCCGCAGCAGGAACCCCCACCGGGCTCGGCGCCCGTCTCATGCGGCGCAAGCCCGTGGAACGCCTGGTCGCGGAGGGCGGCCAGGGCGAGGGCGGCACCCTGCGGCGCTCGCTCGGCCTCTGGCAGCTGACCATGATCAGCATCGGTGCCACGCTCGGCACCGGCATCTTCGTCGTCCTCGGCGAGGCGGTCCCGAAGGCCGGACCCGCGGTCACCCTCTCCTTCGTGATCGCCGGCCTGACCGCGCTCTTCTCGGCCCTCTCCTACGCGGAACTGGCCGGGACCATCCCGGTCGCGGGCTCCTCGTACTCGTACGCATACGCAACGATGGGCGAGCTGGTCGCCTGGGTCTGCGGCTGGTGTCTGATCCTGGAGTACGGGGTCTCGGTCGCCGCCGTCGCCGTCGGCTGGGGCGAGTACCTCAACGAACTGCTCGACGGCACGATCGGCGTCACCATCCCGGACGCGCTCTCCGCGCCGCCCGGCGACGGCGGCGTCTTCAACCTGCCGGCCCTCATCGTCGTGCTCCTCGCGATGGCCTTCCTGCTCGGCGGCGCCCGCGAGTCCGCCCGCGCCAACACGATCATGGTCGTCGTGAAGATCGTCTCACTGCTGCTCTTCTGCGCCATCGGCCTCAAGGGCTTCCAGTCCGGCAACTACGCGGACTTCATGCCGCTGGGCATGGCCGGGGTCAGCGCGGCCGGCGCCACGCTCTTCTTCTCCTACATCGGCTTCGACGCCGCCTCCACCGCGGGCGAGGAGGCGAAGAACGCCCAGCGCGACCTGCCCCGCGCGATCATGCTCTCGCTGGTCATCGTCACCGCGCTGTACGTGCTCGTCGCCGCGGTCGCCGTCGGCGCCCGGCCCTGGAAGCAGTTCGACGACACCGAGGCCACCCTCGCCGGGATCATGCAGGACGTCACCGGCCAGTCGTTCTGGGCGACCCTGCTCGCCGCGGGCGCCGTCATCGCGATCGCGTCGGTCGTGCTGACCGTCCTCTACGGCCAGACCCGCATCCTGTTCGCCATGGCCCGCGACGGCCTGGTGCCGAAGACCTTCGCCCGGGTCCACCCGAAGACCGGCGCGCCGCGCGCCAACACGGTCATCGTGTCGCTGTTCTGCGGGGTGCTGGCCGCCGCGATCCCGCTGGGCCAGCTCGCCGACGCCACCAGCATCGGCACGCTCTTCGCGTTCGCCCTGGTCAACGTCGCCGTGGTGCTGCTGCGCCGGACCCGCCCCGAGATGAACCGCACCTTCCGGGTGCCGCTCTTCCCGGTCCTGCCGGTCCTCGGCTTCGGCTTCTGCGTGTGGATGATGGGCAGTCTGTCCGCGATCACCTGGATCGTCTTCGGTGTCTGGATGGCCGTCGGCCTCGTGTTCTACTTCTGCTACGGGATGCGTCGCTCCCGTCTCGCCGCCCCGGAAGTCACCGCTGACCCCGCAGCCCAGAAGTGA